The genomic window CGTCCTCGCCGTCGTCCTGCTGACCGCGAGCGGCTGGCTGGCCGCCGCACAGGCGGTCGTCTTCGCCGTCGGTGCGGCCGCCGGCCTGCGGTCGGCCCCCTACGCGGTGCTGTTCCGCACCCTCGTCGCCCCGCGGCTGGGGCCGGCGCGGGAGCGCGAGCCCGAGGCGCCGGTGCGCTTCGCCCAGTTCGTCGGGTTCGCCTCCACCGCCGTGGGCGCGGCGGGGTACCTGCTCGGGGTGCCGGTGCTCGGCGCGCTCGCCACCGGCCTCGCGCTCGTCGCGGCGCTGCTCAACGCGGCCACCGGCCTGTGCCTCGGCTGCGAGCTCTACCTCACCGTCCGGCGGGCCCGTCCCGTCCGCACCGCCTGATCGTCCGTACACCCACCACACGGAGGAACCTCCCCATGAGCCGCAACGAC from Geodermatophilus normandii includes these protein-coding regions:
- a CDS encoding DUF4395 domain-containing protein, with translation MSPSPARTVDVRGPRFAAWVTSAVLAVVLLTASGWLAAAQAVVFAVGAAAGLRSAPYAVLFRTLVAPRLGPAREREPEAPVRFAQFVGFASTAVGAAGYLLGVPVLGALATGLALVAALLNAATGLCLGCELYLTVRRARPVRTA